GTGCACCGTATGGGACACGGTGTCGTAGAGGCGGATGATGCTGTGTTTCACAACCTTCGAGAGATCGGCGATGGTGACTGCGCGGATAGCCGGCGTCCGCCCGTCGATGTCACCGTCGCGTGAGCAGTGAACCGTGGCGACGCCTGGCAACGTGACCATGAAGCTACCGTCGGGGTAGTCCATCCGCTGCCCACCTTGGCAGTCGACAGCGGCGCGGGAATGTGGCGAAGGTGGGTCGGATCGGTCAGGCATGGAGGTCTCTCGAAAACAGGACGGAAATGCTGTTTATGCGATCAAGGCGCCCCGGAGATTCCGACAACGCTGAAGACCAGCAACGGCAGCAGCATCAACCCTCCGATTCCCATGAAGACATAGGCGATTGCACGCAATACACGTCGCTGTGCGGCCATAGAGCGCAGCGCCTCCTCATCCGTGGAGGCACCCGTATCAGTCATCCCCATGGAAGCGAGCAGGCTCGCGATCCCGAGTCCGAGCAGGACGATTGGGAGGTCGAAGTCAGCTGAGGAAATGCCTGTTTCCTGGCTGCGTCAAAGCATGGGGACCCCGCCGCCTGAGTACTGCTCCAGGACGCGCTTCGCACCACGTTCCAGCGCGTCTTGGCCGGCAGACAAGAGCTTGCGAGCTGTGCTCGCTAGACCCTCTTCTGCGCTATGCGCGACTTCGCCGACCTTCTGGGAGACTGTGTCCGCTACCTTGCCAGGCACCGCCGCCACACGGTCCCACGCCGCTTGCGCACGCTCGCCCAGCGTCAGCTCCGGCGCGAAGTGTGTGCGCCAGCGTAGATACCCCCATACTGAACTGAACTCGCGTCCGGTTTTCTCCAACGGCAGCGTGCCGTCCTTCAGATAGCGGTCCAAATCGATGCGATCCTGACCCATAACTGGTGGCGGTGGCGGCGCGACTTCACCCTTGCCGCCGTCAGAAACCGGCGCATAGCGCTCGATCGTTCCGCGCGGGTCCCGCTGGAGGTCCGCGCTCATCTTCTGCCACTCCGCCTTCCATCTGGCGTTCCACTCGGCATCTTTGCGCTTGAGGTCTTCCAGCCGGTTTTTTTCCCTCAGCTTCCAGACCCCTTCATTGGTGGCGCCCATTGGCTTGAACCACGCACGCGAGTCGTGCACGTAGTCGTCAAAGAACTTGACGATCCTCGGGTCCAACGGCGACGTGTCATTCCAATACTCTTTGACCTCTCGCCACTGTGCAACTTTGTCGCCCCATATGGCACGGTGGAGTCTGATCAACGCCTCAGCGGCCACACCTGACCTGCGGAATACCGCCGCCATCCAGCCATCTGAGTACAGGATGGAGTTTTCCATCTCCGACATCGTCTTGGCTTCTTCGCGCAATTCTTCGTTTGCGCCGCTCAGATCCTGTGCGCACTGAGCACTGTAATTCTGTGCTCGCCTGAAAAAGGGTTGGTTCTCAAAGGCATCGGGTCCGCTGCCCAGGCGCAGCCGACGCCAACGCAGGTACAAGCCGTATTGCACGTGTGCTGCGCCAGTAGTTCCTCCGCCCTTCTTTTTGATAAGCGGATTCACCGCATCAACGTACGCGTTGTAGTCCTTGATCAGTTGGGGCGAGATCTTGAGTGCATCCAGAACCCGAGGTGGAAGATCCGCTGACGGCTTCAACGGCACGCCGGCAGCAACGGCTTCCCGATACATCTTGGCAAGTGTCACTTGCGAGAGCTTGGTGCTGTCGTCGGGTGTTCCGTCGGCCCTGCAACCACGGCCTTGGTCCCCTGGCCGGTATGCCCCGCCCACATCCGTGTGGACGCCTGGATAGGCGATTTCGAGCAGATCCCTGGCGACCGCCTTGTCCAACGGGAACGAGCCACGTATTTCGTGTGAGGAAATCAAGTGGACCGTCCGATTGACATATTTCGGAATGCGTAGGAATTCCTCTTGGCCCCACCCGCCGTGGCCGGTGGAGAACATGGAGCTTTGGGCGAACCCCACGGACGCGACAGTATCCAAGATTCCGAGGAAATCGAAGCTCACCTCGACACCAGCCAGCGTCATACCTGGGTCGAACGCATCTTCCAGCCAGTTGCTGAACACCCGAGCTTCCGCCGCGCCGCGTGAGAATCCGAACACGTACAGGCGAATGCGCTGGAGCTTCGGCTTGCGGTCGGCGATGAGTGCCTTCAGCTTTTGCGAAAGGAACTCGCGCCGCCGTTGCAACTCCTGCTTGCGCGGAATGGCATTGGGAATGTTGTCCGCCGTGTCCAACGCGACGGCGAGCGTGCGCCCCGTCCCTGCGTCATTCAGTTGCTCCACTTCGTCTTTGATCTTCTGCGCCTCGTCGCGTGCGCCGGCTTCCGCGCGCTTATGTACAGGGAAGCTCAAATCGCCCGAGATTTTGCGAAGCACCTTCAGATCTTCGGTGCCCATCGCCCTACTCAGATCATCTCCGTAAAACAGCTGGTAAAGCGCATCGGTTAGTTTCAGCAATGCCCAATTGATGCGGGCTTCACCGCCCCAGCCCGCCATCAGCCCCGCCCGTGCGTCATAGCCGCGGCCGGTGTCGCCGATTTCTTTCTCGAACGGTGTCCCGATGCCGGGCACATAGAAGGCCACCTGATTTTTCTTCCGCTCAAAGATGTCGTACAGCCGCGCTACGTTACTGTGGGCGTGCTTGGGTGCGTCCCGATCCTTGTTGTTGTTGGTGCCATCGAAGAAGATCCCGATTCGCAATTCCTCGGTGCATTGCCCTGAGAAGGCCTCAATGTTGTTCGCCATGCACCGTCCCTTCTCGTCCAGCGTTAGGGCGAAGGGATTTGGCTGCAGTCGTTCGAGTTCGGCCATCTCATCGCTCCTGGCTGGATGACGCCATGCGCTCGGGATAGAACTTGGCGGCGCACGCCTTGTCCGCCATGCAAGCGTCTTCTGGATACTTCAGTCCGCCTGGAAATTTGGGATTGAGAGGCGTATAGCGCGAAGCAATGGCTCTTATCTTCTTGCCTGGGTAAAACGCTAGCCAAAGCGAACTTGGATCGCCGTCAGGATACGGCTCGACGGGGACCTGTGCCTTGTATGTCGCATCATGGTCCTTCCGGTAGAGCGTGTCGTCCTGCCATTCAACTTCTACTGTAAGACCTGGATGCCACTTGCGTGGCACACCGATTGCCCCTGCAACACCAAAACCCCCTGCATGGCGCTTCTCACTTCCTACCCAAACGCCGTTTACATAAACGATGTCGAGTCCCTCATCCATGTAGTTGAGCACTCGGACCTCAAGGCCGAGGTCTTCATCTTGCTGGGCAGCATTCGCCTGCTCCGCAGGCTTGCAGCCGGCGCTGAGCGTGGCCAACACCACCAACACGAGTGCCATCCATGTTCGAATTTTCATGACTGTTCCGTCGTTTCTTGCGACTGCAGCAAACCAGCTTCACTCAATGCACCGGCGACTACTCGAAAAACCACTGCGTCATGCGCGCCCGCGTTGAACTCGGGGCTATCCAGCGCCATCCGAATGCAGCTATGCGCCTGAGATGGTGTACCTGTTAGTTCTCCCCACCAATGCACGTTCGTCTGAATGAGTCTCAGCAGGCCATCCGGGCGAGCCAGCGCATCAAGACGATCCATCTGCTCCCGACTGAAGACATAGGGTTCGTCAGTCCGGTCGGCTGAAGCATCGTCAGGGTGACCGACAGCCTGCAACCTGCCATCGCGTCGGAAGTACCACCACCGCAAC
The sequence above is a segment of the Cupriavidus pauculus genome. Coding sequences within it:
- a CDS encoding T6SS phospholipase effector Tle1-like catalytic domain-containing protein, which codes for MAELERLQPNPFALTLDEKGRCMANNIEAFSGQCTEELRIGIFFDGTNNNKDRDAPKHAHSNVARLYDIFERKKNQVAFYVPGIGTPFEKEIGDTGRGYDARAGLMAGWGGEARINWALLKLTDALYQLFYGDDLSRAMGTEDLKVLRKISGDLSFPVHKRAEAGARDEAQKIKDEVEQLNDAGTGRTLAVALDTADNIPNAIPRKQELQRRREFLSQKLKALIADRKPKLQRIRLYVFGFSRGAAEARVFSNWLEDAFDPGMTLAGVEVSFDFLGILDTVASVGFAQSSMFSTGHGGWGQEEFLRIPKYVNRTVHLISSHEIRGSFPLDKAVARDLLEIAYPGVHTDVGGAYRPGDQGRGCRADGTPDDSTKLSQVTLAKMYREAVAAGVPLKPSADLPPRVLDALKISPQLIKDYNAYVDAVNPLIKKKGGGTTGAAHVQYGLYLRWRRLRLGSGPDAFENQPFFRRAQNYSAQCAQDLSGANEELREEAKTMSEMENSILYSDGWMAAVFRRSGVAAEALIRLHRAIWGDKVAQWREVKEYWNDTSPLDPRIVKFFDDYVHDSRAWFKPMGATNEGVWKLREKNRLEDLKRKDAEWNARWKAEWQKMSADLQRDPRGTIERYAPVSDGGKGEVAPPPPPVMGQDRIDLDRYLKDGTLPLEKTGREFSSVWGYLRWRTHFAPELTLGERAQAAWDRVAAVPGKVADTVSQKVGEVAHSAEEGLASTARKLLSAGQDALERGAKRVLEQYSGGGVPML
- a CDS encoding DUF3304 domain-containing protein, whose product is MKIRTWMALVLVVLATLSAGCKPAEQANAAQQDEDLGLEVRVLNYMDEGLDIVYVNGVWVGSEKRHAGGFGVAGAIGVPRKWHPGLTVEVEWQDDTLYRKDHDATYKAQVPVEPYPDGDPSSLWLAFYPGKKIRAIASRYTPLNPKFPGGLKYPEDACMADKACAAKFYPERMASSSQER